One Benincasa hispida cultivar B227 chromosome 5, ASM972705v1, whole genome shotgun sequence genomic window carries:
- the LOC120077547 gene encoding probable esterase PIR7A, with product MQKLLLLFFLLIFLCFCSQTQSSSVLHDDSQGSKSHIVLVHGACLGAWSWYKVTTLLQTAGHNVTALDMAASGINPTQAESLTSLTEYYQPLLSFMEALAPDEKIVLVGHSLGGLGISMAMERFPEKISVAIFVSAAMPGPILGLSSIEEQKKILEMYSAFYTEEKSKASNPDLFLFSQEDLETKLFPLSPPEDLTLATTLVRPQAMFGLLESMKELQLSQEKYGSVKRAFIISEKDQMTTKIMVWAMLIFNKPDRVAEVKGSDHMVMTSKPLELTQQLSTIAQDFSSSSTYINM from the exons ATGCAAAAGCTTTTGCtactatttttccttctcaTTTTTCTCTGTTTCTGTTCCCAAACACAAAGCTCAAGTGTCCTCCATGATGATTCCCAAGGGAGCAAATCACACATTGTGCTTGTCCATGGCGCCTGCCTCGGCGCCTGGTCTTGGTACAAAGTCACAACCTTGTTGCAAACGGCTGGTCACAATGTCACTGCACTCGACATGGCTGCCTCGGGGATCAACCCGACACAAGCCGAGTCATTGACATCGCTTACCGAGTACTACCAGCCATTGTTGAGCTTCATGGAAGCCCTGGCACCTGACGAGAAGATCGTTCTCGTCGGACACAGCCTAGGCGGCCTCGGGATCTCGATGGCCATGGAGAGATTCCCTGAGAAAATCTCTGTTGCCATTTTTGTGAGTGCAGCCATGCCTGGTCCAATCTTGGGCCTTTCTTCCATAGAGGAACAG aagaaaatacTTGAAATGTACAGTGCCTTCTACACAGAGGAGAAATCCAAAGCTTCTAATCCAGATCTTTTCCTATTTTCCCAAGAAGATTTAGAAACAAAGCTTTTCCCATTATCTCCACCTGAG GATTTGACATTGGCAACAACATTGGTGAGGCCTCAAGCAATGTTTGGTTTGTTGGAGTCAATGAAGGAGCTACAACTAAGCCAAGAGAAATATGGGTCAGTGAAAAGGGCTTTCATTATATCAGAGAAGGACCAAATGACCACAAAGATCATGGTGTGGGCAATGCTTATCTTCAATAAGCCTGATCGTGTGGCTGAGGTTAAAGGATCAGATCATATGGTCATGACTTCAAAACCTCTTGAACTTACTCAACAACTCTCCACCATAGCTcaagacttttcttcttcttccacttatattaatatgtaa